In the genome of Streptomyces globosus, one region contains:
- a CDS encoding GNAT family N-acetyltransferase: MSTITLTTWSLEMTSPDDLSPSAVPGSEIAVRRAEVPSPEFSRFLYTAVGGDIHWTDRLSLTRAEWAEHLGRPGVETWVAYERGTPAGYVELDPQDGGVVEIMYFGLLPDFRGRRIGGHLLSVGVAAAWSLAERWPDREPTRRVWVHTCSQDGPTAMDNYLRRGFKVFRTETEEKEYAPTPGPWPGA; this comes from the coding sequence ATGAGCACCATCACACTGACCACCTGGTCCCTGGAGATGACCTCCCCGGACGATCTCTCCCCCTCCGCCGTCCCGGGATCCGAGATAGCCGTCCGACGGGCGGAAGTCCCCTCGCCGGAGTTCAGCCGCTTCCTGTACACGGCGGTCGGCGGTGACATCCACTGGACGGACCGGCTGTCGCTGACCCGCGCCGAGTGGGCGGAGCACCTGGGGCGGCCGGGCGTGGAGACCTGGGTGGCGTACGAGCGCGGGACGCCGGCCGGGTACGTCGAGCTGGACCCGCAGGACGGCGGCGTGGTCGAGATCATGTACTTCGGGCTGCTGCCGGACTTCCGGGGCCGCCGCATCGGCGGGCACCTGCTCTCCGTGGGCGTGGCCGCCGCGTGGTCGCTGGCCGAGCGCTGGCCGGACCGGGAGCCCACGCGCCGGGTGTGGGTGCACACGTGCAGCCAGGACGGGCCGACGGCGATGGACAACTACCTGCGGCGCGGGTTCAAGGTCTTCCGGACCGAGACGGAGGAGAAGGAGTACGCCCCCACGCCCGGCCCCTGGCCAGGGGCGTAG
- a CDS encoding sulfate adenylyltransferase subunit 1 yields MTSTTEQLSATTLLRFATAGSVDDGKSTLVGRLLHDSKSVLEDQLEAVERVSADRGQNTPDLALLTDGLRAEREQGITIDVAYRYFATARRRFILADTPGHVQYTRNMVTGASTAELAVVLVDARNGVVEQTRRHAAVAALLRVPHVVLAVNKMDLVGYEETVFAAIAEEFTAYASELGVPEITAIPISALAGDNVVEPSSHMDWYGGPTVLEHLETVPVSHDLTACPARFPVQYVIRPQTAEHPDYRGYAGQIASGVLRVGEPVTVLPSGRTSVIEGIDALGESVDIAWAPQSVTVRLKDDIDISRGDLIAPTATAPATTQDVEATVCHVADQPLAVGARVLLKHTTRTVKAIVKEIPSRLTLDDLSQHPEPGRLVANDIGRVVVRTAEPLALDAYADSRRTGSFLLIDPQDGTTLAAGMAGESFASRAEAAPAAGDEGWDF; encoded by the coding sequence ATGACCAGCACCACCGAGCAGCTCAGCGCGACGACGCTGCTGCGCTTCGCCACCGCGGGCTCCGTCGACGACGGCAAGTCCACCCTGGTCGGCCGCCTGCTGCACGACTCCAAGTCGGTCCTGGAGGACCAGTTGGAGGCCGTCGAGCGGGTCTCCGCCGACCGCGGGCAGAACACCCCCGACCTGGCGCTGCTGACGGACGGCCTGCGGGCCGAGCGGGAGCAGGGCATCACGATCGACGTGGCCTACCGCTACTTCGCGACCGCCCGCCGCCGGTTCATCCTGGCCGACACCCCCGGGCACGTGCAGTACACGCGGAACATGGTCACCGGCGCCTCGACCGCCGAGCTGGCCGTCGTCCTCGTCGACGCCCGCAACGGCGTCGTGGAGCAGACCCGCCGGCACGCCGCGGTCGCCGCCCTGCTGCGCGTCCCGCACGTCGTCCTGGCCGTGAACAAGATGGACCTCGTCGGGTACGAGGAGACCGTCTTCGCGGCGATCGCCGAGGAGTTCACCGCGTACGCCTCCGAGCTGGGCGTCCCGGAGATCACCGCCATCCCGATCTCGGCGCTGGCCGGGGACAACGTGGTGGAGCCGTCCTCCCACATGGACTGGTACGGCGGCCCGACGGTCCTGGAGCACCTGGAGACGGTCCCGGTCAGCCACGACCTGACCGCCTGCCCGGCGCGGTTCCCCGTCCAGTACGTGATCCGCCCGCAGACCGCCGAGCACCCCGACTACCGCGGCTACGCCGGCCAGATCGCCTCCGGTGTGCTGCGCGTCGGCGAGCCGGTGACGGTCCTGCCGTCGGGCCGGACGTCGGTCATCGAGGGCATCGACGCACTCGGCGAGAGCGTGGACATCGCGTGGGCGCCGCAGTCGGTGACGGTCCGCCTGAAGGACGACATCGACATCTCGCGCGGCGACCTGATCGCCCCGACCGCGACGGCCCCGGCGACCACGCAGGACGTCGAGGCGACCGTGTGCCACGTCGCCGACCAGCCGCTGGCCGTCGGCGCGCGGGTGCTGCTGAAGCACACCACCCGCACGGTGAAGGCGATCGTGAAGGAGATCCCCTCGCGGCTGACCCTGGACGACCTCTCCCAGCACCCCGAGCCGGGTCGGCTCGTCGCCAACGACATCGGCCGCGTCGTCGTCCGCACGGCCGAGCCGCTCGCGCTCGACGCGTACGCCGACTCCCGCCGGACGGGCTCGTTCCTGCTGATCGACCCGCAGGACGGCACGACGCTGGCAGCGGGCATGGCCGGCGAGTCCTTCGCCTCCCGCGCGGAGGCCGCCCCGGCCGCCGGCGACGAGGGCTGGGACTTCTGA
- a CDS encoding ABC transporter permease: protein MASTDTKAKTDDLAGLEAGLDALDAVEIRRTPVREVLFRKVLPPVLAVTLVLAGWQVLVSAGVTDEAKLPPLSAVGDSLADMWLKGTLFEVIWTSVSRGLLGFLLALAIGTPLGLLVARVRFVRAAIGPILSGLQSLPSVAWVPPAVLWFGLNDAMMFTVILLGAVPSIANGLVAGVDQVPPLFLRAGRTLGATGIRGVWHVVMPAALPGYLAGLKQGWAFSWRSLMAAEIIASSPDLGLGLGQLLENGRNNIDLPGVFLAIILILVVGIAIDLLIFSPVERWVLRSRGLLARS, encoded by the coding sequence ATGGCCAGCACTGACACGAAGGCGAAGACGGACGACCTCGCCGGCCTCGAAGCGGGGCTCGACGCGCTCGACGCCGTCGAGATCCGCCGCACCCCGGTCCGCGAGGTCCTGTTCCGCAAGGTGCTTCCGCCGGTCCTGGCCGTCACGCTGGTCCTCGCCGGCTGGCAGGTCCTCGTCTCGGCGGGCGTCACCGACGAGGCGAAGCTGCCGCCGCTGTCCGCGGTCGGCGACAGCCTGGCCGACATGTGGCTGAAGGGCACCCTGTTCGAGGTCATCTGGACGTCCGTCTCCCGCGGCCTCCTCGGCTTCCTGCTGGCCCTGGCCATCGGCACCCCGCTCGGCCTGCTGGTGGCGCGCGTGCGGTTCGTCCGCGCCGCGATCGGGCCGATCCTCTCCGGGCTGCAGTCCCTGCCGTCCGTGGCGTGGGTGCCGCCGGCCGTGCTGTGGTTCGGCCTCAACGACGCCATGATGTTCACCGTCATCCTGCTCGGCGCCGTCCCGTCCATCGCCAACGGGCTCGTCGCCGGCGTCGACCAGGTGCCGCCGCTGTTCCTGCGGGCGGGCCGCACCCTCGGCGCCACCGGGATCAGGGGCGTGTGGCACGTGGTGATGCCGGCCGCCCTGCCGGGCTACCTCGCCGGCCTGAAGCAGGGCTGGGCGTTCTCCTGGCGGTCCCTGATGGCCGCGGAGATCATCGCCTCCTCCCCCGACCTCGGCCTCGGCCTCGGCCAGCTGCTGGAGAACGGCCGCAACAACATCGACCTGCCCGGCGTCTTCCTCGCGATCATCCTGATCCTGGTCGTCGGCATCGCCATCGACCTGCTGATCTTCAGCCCGGTCGAGCGGTGGGTGCTGCGCAGCCGCGGCCTGCTGGCGCGGAGCTGA
- a CDS encoding phosphoadenylyl-sulfate reductase yields MTADQELRDGRGLKALAEQAGRDLEDASPLEILRWAADTFGPRFCVTSSMEDAVVAHLASRAFPGVDVVFLDTGYHFEETIGTRDAVEAVMDVRVITLTPRQTVAEQDAEHGPRLYERDPDLCCALRKVRPLEEGLTAYDAWATGLRRDESPTRANTPVVGWDEKRRKVKVSPIARWTQDDVDAYVAEHGVLTNPLLTDGYTSVGCAPCTRRTAEGEDARAGRWAGRAKTECGLHG; encoded by the coding sequence ATGACCGCCGACCAGGAGCTGCGCGACGGGCGCGGCCTGAAGGCGCTCGCCGAGCAGGCCGGGCGGGACCTGGAGGACGCGTCCCCGCTGGAGATCCTCCGCTGGGCCGCCGACACCTTCGGCCCGCGGTTCTGCGTGACCTCCTCCATGGAGGACGCCGTCGTCGCGCACCTCGCGTCCCGTGCGTTCCCCGGCGTGGACGTGGTCTTCCTCGACACCGGCTACCACTTCGAGGAGACGATCGGCACCCGCGACGCCGTCGAGGCCGTGATGGACGTCCGCGTCATCACCCTCACCCCGCGGCAGACGGTCGCCGAGCAGGACGCCGAGCACGGCCCGCGCCTGTACGAGCGCGACCCGGACCTGTGCTGCGCCCTGCGCAAGGTGCGGCCGCTGGAGGAGGGCCTGACCGCATACGACGCGTGGGCGACCGGCCTGCGCCGCGACGAGTCCCCCACCCGGGCGAACACCCCGGTGGTCGGCTGGGACGAGAAGCGGCGCAAGGTCAAGGTGTCCCCCATCGCGCGCTGGACGCAGGACGACGTCGACGCCTACGTCGCCGAGCACGGCGTCCTGACCAACCCCCTGCTGACGGACGGCTACACGTCCGTCGGCTGCGCCCCCTGCACCCGCCGCACGGCGGAGGGCGAGGACGCGCGGGCCGGCCGCTGGGCCGGCCGGGCCAAGACCGAGTGCGGACTGCACGGCTGA
- a CDS encoding helix-turn-helix domain-containing protein produces MDPREATRLLKGVRAAALAGERPPAQPRPEIAASWRRMLASGVHPDRDARSRLLSSAETEERRQGSALRELLPVLREGLLPTLDTAPHILVVADSEGRLLWREGAAPVLRAADRLGFAVGADWAEAVVGTNGVGTALVARRPVQVFSAEHFVSSHHAWTCAGAPLHDPRDGRLLGVVDVSGPLATMHPATLAWVSSVARLAERELRVRHLESLERLRAVAAPLLARLPGRAVAVDPHGWTAAVTGPAPAERIALPKGFGPGQAWVPQLGQCTVEPLPGGWLLRVAAAPAAGAAASRVVLDLSRPRSWTATVYGASGSWSLDLTPRHAELLFLLAESPRGRSAAELAQELFGDPTRTVTVRAELSRVRRQLAGVLAHRPYRFAEGVEVELLRPADPAGLLPHSTAPAVVGARLGPAAPGMVP; encoded by the coding sequence ATGGACCCGCGGGAGGCGACGCGCCTGCTGAAGGGCGTGCGGGCGGCCGCGCTGGCCGGGGAGCGGCCGCCGGCGCAGCCGCGCCCGGAGATCGCCGCGTCGTGGCGGCGGATGCTGGCGTCGGGGGTGCATCCGGACCGGGACGCGCGGTCGCGGCTGCTGTCGTCGGCGGAGACGGAGGAGCGGCGGCAGGGGTCTGCGCTGCGGGAGCTGCTGCCGGTGCTGCGGGAGGGGCTGCTGCCGACGCTGGACACCGCCCCGCACATCCTGGTCGTCGCCGACTCCGAGGGGCGGCTGCTGTGGCGGGAGGGCGCGGCGCCGGTGCTGCGGGCGGCGGACCGGCTGGGCTTCGCGGTGGGCGCCGACTGGGCGGAGGCGGTCGTCGGGACGAACGGCGTCGGGACGGCGCTGGTGGCGCGGCGGCCGGTGCAGGTGTTCTCGGCGGAGCACTTCGTCTCCAGCCACCACGCGTGGACGTGTGCCGGGGCGCCGCTGCACGACCCCCGGGACGGGCGGCTGCTCGGCGTGGTCGACGTGAGCGGGCCGCTGGCGACGATGCACCCGGCGACGCTGGCGTGGGTCAGCTCGGTGGCGCGTCTCGCGGAGCGGGAGCTGCGGGTCCGGCACCTGGAGTCGCTGGAGCGGCTGCGGGCGGTGGCGGCGCCGCTGCTGGCCCGGCTTCCCGGGCGGGCGGTGGCGGTGGACCCGCACGGCTGGACCGCGGCGGTGACGGGGCCTGCGCCGGCGGAGCGGATCGCGCTGCCGAAGGGCTTCGGGCCGGGGCAGGCGTGGGTGCCGCAGCTGGGGCAGTGCACCGTGGAGCCGCTGCCCGGGGGCTGGCTGCTGCGCGTCGCCGCGGCTCCGGCGGCGGGGGCCGCGGCGAGCCGGGTGGTCCTGGACCTCAGCCGGCCGCGGTCCTGGACGGCGACGGTGTACGGGGCGTCGGGCAGCTGGTCGCTGGACCTGACCCCGCGCCACGCGGAGCTGCTGTTCCTGCTGGCGGAGAGCCCGCGGGGCCGGTCGGCGGCGGAGCTGGCGCAGGAGCTGTTCGGGGACCCGACGCGGACGGTGACGGTGCGGGCGGAGCTGTCGCGGGTGCGGCGGCAGCTGGCGGGGGTGCTGGCGCACCGGCCGTACCGGTTCGCGGAGGGCGTCGAGGTGGAGCTGCTGCGCCCCGCGGACCCGGCGGGGCTGCTGCCGCACTCGACGGCCCCGGCCGTGGTCGGGGCCCGCCTGGGCCCGGCGGCGCCGGGCATGGTTCCCTGA
- the cysD gene encoding sulfate adenylyltransferase subunit CysD, with translation MTATAAHPHTEPDADAPYALSHLDSLESEAVHIFREVAGEFEKPVILFSGGKDSIVMLHLALKAFAPAPVPFALLHVDTGHNFPEVIDYRDRTVAAHGLRLHVASVQEYIDAGKLKERPDGTRNPLQTVPLTEAIQQHRFDAVFGGGRRDEEKARAKERVFSLRDEFSQWDPRRQRPELWQLYNGRHAPGEHVRVFPLSNWTELDVWQYIAREGIELPEIYFAHEREVFARSGMWLTAGDWGGPKDGETVEKRLVRYRTVGDMSCTGAVDSDAATLDAVIAEIAVSRLTERGATRADDKLSEAAMEDRKREGYF, from the coding sequence ATGACCGCCACCGCCGCGCACCCGCACACCGAGCCGGACGCCGACGCGCCGTACGCGCTCTCGCACCTGGACTCCCTGGAGTCGGAGGCCGTGCACATCTTCCGCGAGGTGGCGGGCGAGTTCGAGAAGCCGGTGATCCTGTTCTCCGGCGGCAAGGACTCCATCGTCATGCTGCACCTGGCGCTGAAGGCGTTCGCGCCGGCGCCGGTGCCGTTCGCGCTGCTGCACGTCGACACCGGGCACAACTTCCCCGAGGTCATCGACTACCGCGACCGCACGGTCGCCGCGCACGGCCTGCGCCTGCACGTGGCGTCCGTCCAGGAGTACATCGACGCGGGGAAGCTGAAGGAGCGCCCGGACGGCACCCGCAACCCGCTGCAGACGGTCCCGCTGACGGAGGCGATCCAGCAGCACCGCTTCGACGCGGTGTTCGGCGGCGGCCGCCGCGACGAGGAGAAGGCCCGCGCGAAGGAGCGGGTGTTCTCCCTGCGCGACGAGTTCTCCCAGTGGGACCCGCGCCGGCAGCGGCCGGAGCTGTGGCAGCTGTACAACGGCCGGCACGCCCCCGGCGAGCACGTCCGCGTGTTCCCGCTGTCGAACTGGACCGAGCTGGACGTGTGGCAGTACATCGCCCGCGAGGGCATCGAGCTGCCGGAGATCTACTTCGCCCACGAGCGCGAGGTGTTCGCCCGGAGCGGCATGTGGCTGACCGCGGGCGACTGGGGCGGCCCGAAGGACGGCGAGACGGTCGAGAAGCGGCTGGTCCGCTACCGCACCGTCGGTGACATGTCCTGCACCGGTGCCGTCGACTCCGACGCCGCCACGCTCGACGCGGTGATCGCCGAGATCGCCGTCTCCCGCCTCACCGAGCGGGGCGCGACCCGGGCCGACGACAAGCTCTCCGAGGCCGCGATGGAAGACCGCAAGCGCGAAGGGTACTTCTAG
- a CDS encoding ABC transporter ATP-binding protein: protein MATTLAAAAEDAVAAPARAARIEHVSKSFSGPAGSQLVLDDISLDVAPGEFVTILGASGCGKSTLLNLVAGLDRPTSGSIETAGRPALMFQEHALFPWLTAGKNIELALRLRGVPKSGRKAEAERLLELVRLGGAYGKRVHELSGGMRQRVAMARALAQDSRLLLMDEPFAALDAITRDVLHGELTRIWEETHLSVLFVTHNVREAVRLAQRVVLLSSRPGRVAKEWNVGIPQPRRIEDADVAELSLEITEHLRGEIRRHGQH from the coding sequence ATGGCCACCACGCTTGCCGCGGCCGCCGAGGACGCCGTCGCGGCGCCCGCCCGCGCCGCCCGGATCGAGCACGTCTCGAAGTCCTTCTCCGGCCCGGCCGGATCGCAGCTCGTGCTGGACGACATCAGCCTCGACGTCGCCCCCGGCGAGTTCGTCACCATCCTGGGGGCCTCGGGCTGCGGCAAGTCCACCCTGCTCAACCTGGTCGCCGGCCTCGACCGGCCCACCTCCGGCAGCATCGAGACCGCCGGCCGGCCCGCCCTGATGTTCCAGGAGCACGCCCTCTTCCCCTGGCTGACCGCCGGGAAGAACATCGAACTCGCCCTGCGGCTGCGCGGCGTCCCGAAGTCCGGCCGCAAGGCGGAGGCCGAGCGCCTGCTGGAGCTCGTCCGCCTCGGCGGCGCGTACGGCAAGCGCGTCCACGAGCTGTCCGGCGGCATGCGCCAGCGCGTCGCCATGGCCCGCGCCCTCGCCCAGGACAGCCGGCTCCTGCTGATGGACGAGCCGTTCGCCGCCCTGGACGCCATCACCCGGGACGTCCTGCACGGCGAGCTGACCCGCATCTGGGAGGAGACCCACCTCTCCGTCCTCTTCGTCACCCACAACGTGCGCGAGGCCGTGCGCCTCGCCCAGCGGGTGGTCCTGCTCTCCTCCCGCCCCGGCCGGGTCGCGAAGGAGTGGAACGTCGGCATCCCGCAGCCGCGCCGCATCGAGGACGCGGACGTCGCGGAACTGTCCCTTGAGATCACCGAGCACCTGCGTGGGGAGATCCGCCGCCATGGCCAGCACTGA
- a CDS encoding putative leader peptide encodes MNGAGTALVSRRHVDLGRMSSAICPAS; translated from the coding sequence ATGAATGGAGCTGGAACAGCCTTGGTGAGTCGGCGGCACGTCGACCTCGGCCGCATGTCCAGCGCCATCTGTCCGGCGAGCTGA
- a CDS encoding nitrite/sulfite reductase: MAATPATPASARRKPGRHRGEGQWAVGHHTPLNGNEQFKKDDDGLNVRTRIETIYSKTGFDSIDPNDLRGRMRWWGLYTQRKPGIDGGKTAVLEPEELDDKFFMLRVRIDGGRLTTEQLRVIGEISEEFARGTADLTDRQNVQYHWIRIEDVPEIWRRLEAVGLSTTEACGDTPRVILGSPVAGIAEDEIIDGTPAIEEIYRRIVGNKEFSNLPRKFKSAISGSPLLDVAHEINDISFVGVHHPERGPGFDVWVGGGLSTNPKLGVRLGTWVSLDEVPDVYEGVISIFRDYGYRRLRNRARLKFLVADWGAEKFRRVLEDEYLGRKLTDGPAPQEPAGRWRDHMGVHRQKDGRFYIGFAPRVGRVDGATLTKIAEVAEQHGSGRLRTTADQKMVLLDVAEDRVDSAVSALEALDLRVTPSPFRRGTMACTGIEFCKLAIVETKARGASLIDELERRLPDFDEPLTININGCPNACARIQVADIGLKGQLVLDDDGNQVEGYQVHLGGALGLEAGFGRKVRGLKVTKDGLPDYVERVVRRFQEQREDGERFATWVGRASDESLS; the protein is encoded by the coding sequence ATGGCCGCCACCCCCGCAACACCCGCCTCCGCGCGCCGCAAGCCCGGCCGTCACCGCGGCGAGGGCCAGTGGGCCGTCGGACACCACACCCCCCTCAACGGCAACGAGCAGTTCAAGAAGGACGACGACGGTCTCAACGTGCGGACACGCATTGAGACGATCTACTCCAAGACCGGATTCGACTCGATCGACCCCAACGACCTGCGCGGCCGCATGCGCTGGTGGGGCCTCTACACGCAGCGCAAGCCCGGGATCGACGGCGGCAAGACCGCGGTCCTGGAGCCCGAGGAGCTGGACGACAAGTTCTTCATGCTGCGCGTCCGCATCGACGGCGGCCGGCTGACCACCGAGCAGCTCCGCGTGATCGGCGAGATCTCCGAGGAGTTCGCCCGCGGCACGGCCGACCTCACCGACCGTCAGAACGTGCAGTACCACTGGATCCGCATCGAGGACGTCCCGGAGATCTGGCGCCGCCTGGAGGCGGTCGGCCTGTCCACCACCGAGGCCTGCGGTGACACGCCCCGCGTCATCCTCGGCTCCCCGGTCGCCGGCATCGCCGAGGACGAGATCATCGACGGCACCCCGGCCATCGAGGAGATCTACCGGCGCATCGTCGGCAACAAGGAATTCTCCAACCTGCCCCGCAAGTTCAAGTCCGCGATCTCCGGCTCGCCGCTCCTGGACGTGGCGCACGAGATCAACGACATCTCGTTCGTCGGCGTGCACCACCCCGAGCGCGGCCCCGGCTTCGACGTGTGGGTCGGCGGCGGCCTGTCCACCAACCCCAAGCTCGGTGTCCGCCTGGGCACCTGGGTCTCCCTGGACGAGGTCCCCGACGTCTACGAGGGCGTCATCTCCATCTTCCGCGACTACGGCTACCGCCGGCTGCGCAACCGCGCCCGCCTGAAGTTCCTCGTCGCCGACTGGGGCGCGGAGAAGTTCCGCCGCGTCCTGGAGGACGAGTACCTGGGGCGGAAGCTCACCGACGGCCCCGCCCCGCAGGAGCCCGCCGGCCGGTGGCGCGACCACATGGGCGTGCACCGCCAGAAGGACGGCCGCTTCTACATCGGCTTCGCCCCGCGCGTGGGCCGCGTCGACGGCGCCACCCTCACCAAGATCGCCGAGGTCGCCGAGCAGCACGGCTCGGGCCGGCTGCGCACCACCGCCGACCAGAAGATGGTCCTGCTGGACGTCGCGGAGGACCGGGTCGACTCGGCGGTCTCCGCGCTGGAGGCGCTCGACCTCCGGGTCACGCCCTCGCCGTTCCGGCGCGGCACGATGGCCTGCACCGGCATCGAGTTCTGCAAGCTCGCCATCGTCGAGACGAAGGCGCGCGGCGCCTCCCTGATCGACGAGCTGGAGCGCCGCCTGCCGGACTTCGACGAGCCGCTCACCATCAACATCAACGGCTGCCCCAACGCCTGCGCCCGCATCCAGGTCGCCGACATCGGCCTCAAGGGCCAGCTCGTCCTGGACGACGACGGCAACCAGGTGGAGGGCTACCAGGTCCACCTCGGCGGAGCCCTCGGCCTGGAGGCCGGCTTCGGCCGCAAGGTCCGCGGCCTGAAGGTCACCAAGGACGGGCTGCCCGACTACGTCGAGCGGGTCGTCCGGCGCTTCCAGGAGCAGCGCGAGGACGGCGAGCGCTTCGCGACGTGGGTCGGCCGCGCGAGCGACGAGAGCCTGTCATGA
- a CDS encoding ABC transporter substrate-binding protein, translating into MPATPRTTARRALRRGLAAASALPLLIGALASCGYGSQAEASDDGRAGAASGSGAALSAREVRIGYFPNLTHATALVGLQEGLIAKELGGTKLRAQVFNAGPSEIEALNGGSLDIGFIGPSPAVNGYVKSKGRNLRIVSGSASGGVKLVVNPDRIKTLDDVKGKRIATPQKGNTQDVAFLNWISEKGWKVDPESGKGDVSVVRADTKVTPDAFRQGSIDGAWVPEPTASQLVSDGGSVLLDESELWPDRKFVITNVVVSQKFLKEHPDVVEAVLRGTVRTNEWINADPDRARASANAALKAETGRELDAKIIDPAWKSILVTDDPLAGTLRAQAEDAVAAKLIEQPELAGIYDLTLLNKVLRESGRPEVSDAGLGAK; encoded by the coding sequence GTGCCTGCCACCCCCCGCACCACCGCCCGCAGGGCCCTGCGCCGCGGCCTCGCCGCTGCCTCCGCGCTGCCGCTGCTGATCGGCGCGCTCGCCTCCTGCGGCTACGGCTCCCAGGCCGAGGCGTCGGACGACGGCAGGGCGGGTGCCGCGTCCGGCTCGGGTGCGGCGCTGTCCGCCCGCGAGGTGCGCATCGGCTACTTCCCGAACCTGACGCACGCCACCGCGCTGGTCGGCCTCCAGGAGGGCCTGATCGCGAAGGAGCTCGGCGGGACGAAGCTCAGGGCGCAGGTGTTCAACGCGGGCCCGTCCGAGATCGAGGCGCTCAACGGCGGCTCCCTCGACATCGGGTTCATCGGCCCCTCGCCGGCCGTCAACGGCTACGTCAAGTCCAAGGGGAGGAACCTGCGGATCGTCTCCGGCTCCGCCTCCGGCGGCGTGAAGCTGGTCGTGAACCCCGACCGGATCAAGACCCTGGACGACGTCAAGGGGAAGCGGATCGCCACCCCGCAGAAGGGGAACACGCAGGACGTCGCCTTCCTCAACTGGATCTCCGAGAAGGGCTGGAAGGTCGACCCGGAGTCCGGCAAGGGCGACGTCTCCGTCGTCCGCGCCGACACCAAGGTGACCCCCGACGCCTTCAGGCAGGGCTCGATCGACGGCGCCTGGGTGCCGGAGCCGACCGCGTCCCAACTGGTCTCCGACGGGGGGTCGGTCCTCCTCGACGAGTCCGAGCTGTGGCCCGACAGGAAGTTCGTCATCACGAACGTGGTCGTGTCGCAGAAGTTCCTGAAGGAGCACCCGGACGTCGTCGAGGCCGTGCTCAGGGGCACCGTCAGGACGAACGAGTGGATCAACGCCGACCCGGACAGGGCCAGGGCGTCCGCGAACGCGGCCCTGAAGGCGGAGACCGGCAGGGAACTCGATGCGAAGATCATCGACCCGGCGTGGAAGAGCATCCTCGTCACCGACGACCCGCTGGCCGGCACCCTCAGGGCGCAGGCCGAGGACGCGGTGGCGGCCAAGCTCATCGAGCAGCCCGAACTGGCCGGCATCTACGACCTGACGCTCCTGAACAAGGTGCTGAGGGAGTCCGGCAGGCCCGAGGTCTCCGACGCCGGCCTCGGCGCCAAGTAA
- the cysC gene encoding adenylyl-sulfate kinase — MSVTGQGATVWLTGLPSAGKTTIAYALAERLRGEGHRVEVLDGDEIREFLSAGLGFDRADRYTNVQRIGFVAELLASNGVKALVPVIAPYADSREAVRGRHTGAGTAYLEVHVATPVEVCSVRDVKGLYAKQAAGEISGLTGVDDPYEAPQSPDLRIESHTQSVQESADALHALLTERGLA, encoded by the coding sequence ATGAGCGTGACCGGCCAGGGAGCCACCGTGTGGCTGACCGGTCTGCCCAGCGCGGGCAAGACCACCATCGCCTACGCGCTCGCCGAGCGGCTGCGCGGCGAGGGCCACCGGGTGGAGGTCCTCGACGGCGACGAGATCCGCGAGTTCCTCTCCGCCGGCCTCGGCTTCGACCGCGCGGACCGGTACACCAACGTCCAGCGGATCGGCTTCGTCGCCGAACTCCTCGCGAGCAACGGCGTCAAGGCGCTGGTCCCCGTCATCGCGCCGTACGCCGACAGCCGCGAGGCCGTGCGGGGGCGCCACACCGGGGCCGGCACCGCCTACCTGGAAGTGCACGTGGCCACCCCGGTCGAGGTGTGCTCCGTACGGGACGTGAAGGGCCTGTACGCCAAGCAGGCCGCGGGCGAGATCTCCGGGCTGACCGGCGTCGACGACCCGTACGAGGCCCCGCAGTCGCCGGACCTCCGCATCGAGTCGCACACCCAGTCCGTGCAGGAGTCGGCCGACGCCCTGCACGCGCTGCTCACCGAGAGGGGTCTGGCATGA